The Reinekea forsetii genome contains the following window.
CATGATGAAAATGATCCACCAGCGTGACGGTGTCGCGATACCGGCCGGCGGCGAATTGATACTTGAGCCAGGCAGCTACCATCTGATGTTTATGGGCTTGGCTCAGCCCTTTGTCGTGGGTGAGACCTACAGCGTTCAACTGACCTTTCAACAGGCGGGTGTAATTGAGGTGATATTACCCGTCCTCAGTGCCGAACCTGGCAGCGACATGGCACATTAACCGTTGGCGAGGTTTTCGTCTGTGCCGCCTAATGTTGCGAAGCGGACATATCCAGTAGTTTAAAGCTGGTATGGCGCAGACGTCGGGAAATGGTTTCGGAAACTTTCCACAACAAGCGAAAGGCCAGGTGGGGTTGCTCCTCTGACATAAACTTAAGCTGGCGCCTGCTGGTAATGACAAACTGGGTCGTGCCCAATGATTCGGCCAAACCCGAGCGTGGAGCGCCATCGACCAGGGACAGTTCGCCGAAGGTTTGCGAAGCGCGCAAGACCACCAGCGGTTTGACCAGATTATCGGAGCCGGTCTTACTGATCCGAATGGCCCCGCTAATAATCAAACCCATATAGTCTGCCTGGGCGCCTTCATAAAAAATCACCTGACCCCGGTGGGCTTCATACGCGGTAAAATAGCGCGCCAAGATACGGATATCCTGCCAATTGAATTCATTTGCCCAATTGGTTTTATCAATCAGCTCGGCCACCGCGAGTGATGAAAATTTTATCGGTTTGAGTTTGTCCATCGCATCCTGACTGCGCAAAACAGCACGCAACAAATAAGTCCAGTCCCCAGTTAAGCACCGAACCGTACGCCAATCAAACAGTGGGTGTCGTGAATGTCGACTGCTTCTCATTTTGCTGCGCAAGCGCCAAGATTGCGCTGTATTGGGCGGGTAAAACCGGTGAAATACTCAAACGCGCTTGCCTTAAGACGAGCATGTCCGACAGTTCGACGGCGGCCTTGAGTTGCGCCAAGGTCACTGGCTGAGCCCAGCGTTGGCTGAATTGGATGTCGATCGCACTCCAACGTAGATTCGAGGCGCTGCTTTTAACATCGAAGTAGGGCGAGGCCGGGTCGATGGCATCGACATCATCATAGGGCGCGCTGATAACCCATGCGCTGCCGACAATGGCCGGCACCGCACAGGCTGAATGATAGATCAGCGCCACGTCCCCAACCTGCATCGTGCGCAGAAAATTACGGGCCTGATAGTTGCGAATACCGTTCCAGCGTTCGCCCGTGTCACCACGATCGGCCAGATCCAAAATAGAAAACTGGTCCGGTTCGGTTTTCAGTAACCAGATGGCGGCGGTCATACTGGACTCCTCAGAGGTGGGTAGGCGCCGATTGGCCTAGATTAGTTTGCCGGGATGGGCCCCTTTCGATAAACCCGAGCGTCACTGATGATGGCATCGAGCTGTATATCCCATGGCTCCAGTGGTATACGAGCGACCTTCTGGCATTCATGGGCCACGCCGAGCATGGCGGGGCGCTTTGGCCAGCGTGCCGCACCGGCAAAGGTTCGATCATAGTAGCCACCGCCCATGCCCAAACGGCCCCCCTGAGGATCGAAGCCGACCAGCGGCAAGAGCACCAGATTAAGCTGCCAAGGCTTGACCAGGGCGGTTTGATAGGGCTCTGGGATGCCGTACTTATTGGCTTGCATCGGGCTATCAGCATCATAGCGGGCAAATAGTAGGCTGTTCTTAAAGCGATGCAGGACCGGTAAATAGAGTTCGATGCGCCACCGGCGACAAGCGGCGACCAAGGGTGTCAAATCGATTTCACCATCCATCGCGGTATAGAGTGCAATGCGCTGCTTTTTGCCTTGGCCGAGCAGAGGTCTAAGGACTGTTAGTAAACGCTCAGCGGCCAGCGCCTGTTGTTCGGCAGTGAGACCACGGCGAGTAGCACGCAGCTGCTTTCGCAGTTGAACCTTGGCAGTTAGGGTGGTCATGGCGACTCTGAGACAAGAAGGTAGGCTAATCGTGCACGAAAGGTAGCGAGTTGAAAACTGCTATCGAACCATCTTGTTAGATGGCGTGGCGCAATGGCCAAAAAATTAATACCCCAGACTACCGCTATCACGTCAGACCTTGAACCAAGCAGTTCAAGGCGGGGACCTTCGCGATGAATTAGGCTTTCTGCAGAGCAGACATGCACACATCATCGGCTGAAAACCCCCTAAATTCGTAAAATAGGCTCGAGGACTTTTCGCGACTGGCAAATAGTCCAGGGATTGCTTTAAGTATAAGGGTATTTAGAAAAAAGACAGTCTTGACATTGGAATTAATTTTTAAAAACTCCATTCCATACCGTGGAATCATGCCCAATCGGCCGGAATTAGGGGGTTGCAGGCAGTTGATGTTTTTTGTGCAGCGCGATCCAGGGAGGCTAGTGGCGCTTAGGGCTCCAGCCAAGCGGAGGGAGTATGGTACTGCCAAGAATAAATGGTCAAAAAATCGGCACCGTCAGGTGAGCTTATTAGCGATGATTTAGATCTACAAAGGGTATGGCCGGAGTAATAAGAATATTAGGAGAAATTACCTATACTGAGGTCAGGGCTATTCGTCAATTTATTGGCACTTTGCATCAGTGGCTAGCGCTATTGCCGGCACCAACAGAATATTAAAATTCACGATCGTCTTGGAAGTTGAATCCGCTGGCATCCTTATCCTGAAACGGCATCGCAGCATCCAGCTTGGCACTCAACCGAGCGATAGCCGAGCGATCGTTATCATTGCACGGTTTCGCTTCGAGCAGCTCGTGGGTCAGATTGAGAGCCGCCATAACTGCGATGCGTTCCACGCCAAAGACTCGGCCGGTATCACGAATTTCTTTCATCTTTTCATTCAGGGTGCTGGCCGCATCGGACAGTTGCTTTTCCTGGCCGGGCGGGCAGGCCACGCGGTAGTCGCGATCCAGGATGGAAACCGATAGCGTTTTTTGTTCAGTCATTGGGATGCTCCATGGCCTTAAGTCGTTCGATCATTGTTTCAACCCTCGACCGAGCCAATTCGTTCTGTTTTATCAACCGAGCTCGCTCGGCTTTCCATGCTGCGCGCTCGGCTTGTAACAGGTGTTTTTCCTGCTCGAGCCGTTTATATTCTTTGATCAGCGCGTCGATCTTGACTTCGAGCGCTAAAAAATCCTGATTCGACATTGAGTACCAAATCCTAAAATAACGATAAAACGAATACACTTCGGTGCAAGGCAGCCTCATTGTGTGAGAACTTAAGCCAAATGTCACTATAGCTCTTTAATAGATTGAAAATCCGTTAAAACAATAGTCTAGCGTGACATCCAAATGCAGTCGCTTGGTTTTCGCTCGAGTGGAAAATTAGTCGCCAGTCACTGATTCCAGTAGTTGAGCATGATAGCATGACGGCTTTAGTCTAATTTACCCAAATAGTGGGCCCTGCCATCCGCGGCGCACCCGTTTTGCCTTGGAGCATCCATGACCGTTAGCGATCAATCCGGTATTGAACTGCAGTACGCCGACCTTGCAATCCTCTTTAGAAAGATCGGTTCAAGTCTTGCGCCGAACTATTTACATGGCTCCTTAGCTGGGGTGCTGTCGGCCGGAAAACGCATGAGCCAGGACGACTGGCTGGACTGGGCGTTGGACCAGATGGCGCCCAGCGAGGCGCTCCTGGAGGCCCATATCACCGTGTTACAGGGTCTTTATTTTAAAACCCTCGGCGAGTTACAAGATGAAGGGCTCGCTTTTAGTCTGCTGCTGCCGGATGAGGACGCGCCGTTAGCGGACCGACTCGTTGCCCTCAGCGAATGGGCTGGCTGCTTCCTAGGTGCCTTTGGTTCAACCGGTGTGGTCACCGAGATCAGCGACATGCCCGCCACCTTGCAAGAAATTCTAGAAGATCTGGCTGAAATTGCGCAGGTGGATGCCGACAGCGGTGAAGAGTTGGCCAGTGGTGAAAGTGACTTTCTAGCGATCTCCGAACACGTCCGCCTGAGTGCGCTCACGGTGTTTTTGGAATACAACGAACCTCAGCCAGATTCAGTAGACGATCAACTGGTCCATTAGAAGGGAGCCCCCAATGAAAACGATCAGCCAGAACGAACATCGAGAACGCCGACTGCGCCTGATGGAGCAGATGGACCCGGGCAGTATCGCTATTATCCCATCGGCTATCGAACAGATTCGCAACAACGATGTCTACTACCCCTTTCGGCAAAATAGCGATTTTCAATACCTGACCGGTTTTGGTGAACCGGACGCGCTCTGCGTCTTGATGCCCGGCCGTGAAGCCGCCGAATATGTGCTCTTTGTTCGAGATAAAAACAAAGAGCGGGAGATTTGGGACGGCTATCGCGCCGGTCCCGATGGGGTGGTGGCGGACTTCGGCGCCGATGATGCCTTTCCAATCGATGACCTGGACGACATTCTGCCCGGTCTGATGGAGGGTCGAGCGCGGGTTTATGCCCATATGGGCGTCAACACCGCGTTCGATAATCGGCTCATGGGTTGGCTCAATCAGATTCGCGGCAAGGTGCGTCAGGGTGCCGTGCCGCCCGATGACTTTTCCGATATTGCCCACCTATTGCACGATATGCGCCTGATCAAATCGCGTCAGGAAATCGCTATTATGGCCGATGCCGCTAACATCAGCGCCAAGGCCCATGTGCGGGCAATGAAAGCCTGCAAGCCGGGGGTTTGGGAATACCAACTGCAGGCGGAAATCGAACACGACTTTATGCTCGCCGGCAGTCCGCGTCCGGCTTACAGCGCCATTGTTGGCGGTGGCGATAACGCCTGCATTCTGCACTATGTTGAAAACAATCAAAAATTGCAGGACGGCGATCTGGTGTTGATCGATGCCGGCGCGGAACTGCAATATTACGCCTCCGATATCACCCGCACCTTTCCGGTTGGTGGCACCTTTAGCCCAGAGCAACGCGCGATCTACGATCTGGTGTTGGCATCCCAATATGCGGCGATCGCCGCGATCCGTGCCGGTGCGCATTGGAATGAAGCCCATGAAGCGACACTAGCCGTGATCACCGCCGGGCTACTCGAGTTGGGACTGCTGACCGGCACGGTAGAGCAGCTGATTGCGACCGAGGCTTACAAAGAATTTTTCATGCACAAGACCGGCCATTGGCTGGGCTTGGATGTGCACGATGTGGGCAGCTACAAGCTGGGCGGCCAGTGGCGCGTGCTCGAAGTCGGCATGGTGTTAACGGTTGAGCCGGGCATCTACATATCGCCATCGAATATGGCCGTTGAGGCGAAATGGCGCGGCATCGGAGTGCGCATCGAAGACGATGTAGTGGTCACCAAAGACGGCTGTGACGTGCTCAGCAAGGATGTGCCCAAGGAAGCGGCCGACATCGAAGCGCTGATGCACGGCGGTCAAAGCCAGCTCTTTTAAGCCAGCTAACCTGGCCCCTTAATCGGCCCTATGGCGCGTGCCGCGCCGCGACCGATTGAGTGCGCCAGTGTTAATCCGGCACGATGCGGAACAGGGCTTGGCCGGTGGTATCGGGTTCAAACACCAGGTTCTGCTCAATGCAGGCCAGCGTTTCGTCTTGCCGATGGGACACGAACAACAACGTGGTCGGGCCCTGCGCCAAGATGCGCGCCACCACATCGAGTACATAGAAGCGGTTAAAATCATCCAAGCCCTGAGTGGGCTCATCGAGAATCAGCAGCGGCGGTTGTTTGATCAGTGCCCGCGCGATCAGTACCAGGCGCTGCTCGCCCATCGACAATGCCTTAAAGGGCCGCTGTGCCTTATCGGCCAGGCCGATCAGGGCCAGCCAACTTTTGGCCAGCTCAGTCTCGCTGGTGCCGACACTCTGGTAAACGCCGATCGAATCGGTCAGGCCCGATAATACGGCGGTCAGCACATTGCCCGATACGCGATAATCGCGATGTAAATTGCCCGAGACAAGGCCCAGATGTTTCTTGATTTGCCAGATGCTCTCACCCTGCCCGCGTTGGTAGCCGAGTACCTTTAATTGATTCCGATAGCATTGCGGATGGTCGCCGGTGATCAAGCCTAGGAGGGTCGATTTACCGCACCCATTGGGGCCGCGCACCTGGGTATGGCTGCCGGGTCGCAACTGCCAATTGAAATCCTGGAACTGATAAGTCTCGTCATATTGGACGAAACCATCGACCAGATCGATTAATGGCTTATGCTCCGGCCAATGGGCCAATTGAAAGGCTGATTGGCGCGGCGGCAGGGCCGCCATGGGACGACCGACGGCCAACAGCTGCTGCCAGGCTTGCTCGATATCGCTCGGCATGGCACCACTAAACAGCATTGCACCCTTATTTAATAAAGCCAGATAAGGAAAGCCGACCACCAGGTCGCTCAGTTGATTGATTAACAGCATCAGCTGTTGGCCCTGTTGGATCAGCTCGGCCAGCACCCGGTGTAAATCCAAGCGACTGGCTTGATCCAGCCCTTCGAATGGCTCATCCAAAATTAGCAGTGCCGGTTGCGCCAGCAGGGCACGGGCGAGCATGACGCGGCGCCCCTCTCCGGCACTGAGCACCCGATAACCGCGCTGAAGTAGGGGCGTCAGCTTGAGCAACGCAACCAGACGATCGTGCTGCGCTGACCAGGGGGCAATTTCCGCTAATAGGGCGCTGACCGGTGTGCCGTCATCGATATGGTCGAGAAAGTCGGTGTCATCTCGATAGAGCTCCCGTTCATAGAGTTCTTGCTGCGATTCCAGTGAGACCCAGGCCGTGCCGGCAATCGGGTCGTCGAGACGGCCTTGTGAGCAATGTATTTCGCCGGTTAACAGGCGCGCCAGGGTGCTTTTACCGCTGGCATTAGTGCCCAGCACAACCCACGATTGACCGGCCGGCACATGCCAATTGATTCGGTCGAGAATGGTCTGGTTCTGAATCGTGACGCTGACATCGATGAGCTGCATGGGTTGGGTGTACCGAAGGTCGAATTTGCCGATATACTGGCCAAATTAGTCGACAACTACAAGATTCGATCGACTAACGTACGACTTTTACACCGCATTCTGAGCTATTTGCCAATCGAGGGTGATCCCATATGAGTTACGAACTACTGAGCAAGACCTTCTACCGGCTGGCGCAGTTGGGCCATGCCAATGCCCTGTTAGGTTGGGATCAGCAAGTTATGATGCCGCCTAAGGCCAATCAGGCACGGGGCTTGGCGTTGGCCGAACTGTCTGTGATGAGTGCGGAAATATTGCAGGCACCGGCCTTGGTGGAGGCCTTTGCCGCGGCCAACGATCGGCAAGATCTGCTCGCCGACTGGCAACATGCCAATCTGCGCGAGATGCGCCTCGATTGGCAGCGTGCCTGCGCTATCCCGAAAGATTTGGTCGCCGCCGAAGCCATGGCCACTAATGAGTGTGAGCATGCCTGGCGGCAGATGCGCCGTGACAATAACTGGCGCGACTTCGAACCCCTATTGCAGACCGTTTTTGATCTGGCCAAAGAAAAGGCTCAGGCATTACGCGCCGCCCTGCAGGATGAGCGAGGCTACCAGAGCGACTACGATGCCCTGCTGGATATCTTCGATCCCGGCACTCGGATGAAACGGATCGATCCGCTGTTCGCCCAGTTGAAAACGGAATTGCCGAGTCTACTTGAACAGATCCGCGCGCGACAAAGCAGCCAACCACCGCTGATTCGCCAGTCACAGCCGGTTGCCAAGGCCAAGCAAATCGAGTTGGCGCGCGAATTGATGAGGGTCTTGGGTTTTGATTTCGACGCCGGACGCCTCGATGAAACGGGTCATCCCTTTAGCGGTGGGGTCAGTGAGGACAGCCGAGTCACCGCCCGCTATGATGAAGATAATGTCATCGAAGGCCTGATGGCCATTATTCATGAAACCGGTCACGCCCGTTACGAAGCCGGCTTGCCCGAAGCTTGGCGCCATCAGCCGGTTGGGGGCAGTATGGGCATGGGCGTACACGAGAGCCAGAGCCTGTTTTTTGAAATGCAGCTCGGCCGCTCGCAAGTCTTTATCGATGCCATCGCGCCGCGAGTCAGGCAATATCTGGGCGCGGATCCCGCCTTTGCGGCCGACAACATGCGTCGGCTCTATACCCATGTCGAACCGGGTTTGATTCGGGTCAATGCCGACGAGGTCACCTACCCCCTGCATGTGATCCTCCGTTATGAGCTTGAACGCGACCTGATTGCCGGGACGGCACAGGTTAAGGATATACCGGGGCGCTGGGATGAGGCGATGCACCGCTATCTGGGCTTGAACACCGAGGGTAACTATCGTGATGGGCCGATGCAGGATATTCACTGGCCGGCCGGCGCCATCGGTTATTTCCCGTCCTATACCCTGGGCGCGATGAATGCGGCCCAATTGCATGCCGCCCTGCTCAAGGCCGTGCCGAAGGCGCCGGAGCTGATTGCCGAGCTCAATTTGGAACCCGTCTTCAGTTGGTTATCGGACAATATCTGGCACCAGGGTCGGTCTCTGAGTTATGACGACCTGATGGTTCAGGCGACCGGTGAAACGCTTAATTCGGCGCATTTTTTGGCCCATATTCGCAGTCGATATCTCTAGGGCGTTGCATAGACCGGATCTGATCCGGATGGCGACTTGTGCGCCTGAGCCGTGTCGAGGCGGGCGGTGCCGACGCCATGGCCAGAGAACAGTCTTTACTTCGTAGCCGTTAGGGCCATAATTCACTGGCAAGCAGCGTTCACGATGCTTTAGCGCTGTATGCCTGTTCGCAGACCGATTACAGAGTTTGACCAACAGTGTCACCCGTTTCCTGGAGAAACCGTCATGAGTAAAGAACAGCACAGTACCAAAGAGAACAAAAAAAAGCCGTTACTGACCGCGAAAGAAAAGAAAGCGGCGAAAAAAACCAAGAAAGATACCAACGTTATAGGTCAGTAGCAGGCAGTTGATCATCAGCCGTGGCGATGACGGTTCGATTTTGTCAACCGACTAGCACGGCGCGGCTGATGTATCAGTTGGCTCATTATCTTGCCAGCCCTTTCTCAACGCTCGTCCTAACTGCCAAGTTACTCGGCATAGCTTTGCGGCAATAATGCCAGCGTCTGTATCGAGTCATTGAATATACACCCCACATAAGTGTTAGAATGGTCGTCATTTTTCGGCCGATGCCAACATCGGACGGTCGAGCCGAGTTGTTCACCCTACTTGAAAGGTTGCCATGAAAGTTCCTGCACGCCTACAACCACTCGTCGACGATGGATTAATCAACGAAGTGATCAGCCGCCTGATGAGCGGAAAAGAGGCGGATATCTTCATCGTCCGCTGTGGTGACCATGTTCGCTGTGCCAAGGTCTATAAAGACGCCGCCAAGCGCAGTTTTAAGAAGGCCGCACAATACCAGGAGGGCCGAGCCGTGCGCAGCGGTCGTCGGGCGCGGGCCATGGAAAAACGCTCGACCTTCGGGCGCAAGCAGCAGGAAGAAATCTGGCAAAATGCCGAAGTGGACGCCCTTGCGCAGTTAAAGGCCGCCGGCGTTCGAGTCCCGGAAACCTATGGCTGTATCGATGGCGTGCTGTTGATGGAGTTGATAACCGATGATCAGGGCGATGTAGCACCGCGCCTCGATGATGTGGTGTTAACCGAAGAGCAGGCCTTAGAAGATCACTATCTGATGATGCATTACATTAAGCTGATGTTGTGCGCTGGCCTGGTACACGGTGACTTGTCAGAATTTAATGTCCTGCTCGACGCTTATGGGCCAGTCGTGATCGATCTACCGCAGGCTGTCTATGCCGCGGCCAATAACAATGCCCAGGCGATGTTTGCCCGGGATGTGAATAAGATGACCCAGTACTATGCTCATTTCGCGCCCGAACTGGCCACAACCCGATACGCCGAAGAAATATGGGAGCTGTTTGCCGCGGGTGAGTTAACTGTCGACTATGAATTAACCGGCCTGTTCGAAGGCAACGATGAGAATGCCAATGTCGACTCGGTGCTGGAAGAAATTAAAGCCGTGATTCAGGAAGAACAGGAAGAGCGTGAGCGCATTGCCCGGGTCACCGGAGCCGATGACGACGAGGACTAGGTGGTCCGCATTGAACGCCCATCACTAGGATGGGCCCGCTTTATAGCGCCGTGCTGATTAGGCGTCTGGCGTTGCCTTAACGTCATTCTGCGCCTGATGAAAGACTCGAAAGACAAACACGGCGTAAAAGGTCCCCAGCACACTGAACAGTTGCGACGGCAAAAACTCGCTGAAAAAAGGCGCAATCTCCAGTTCATTGAGCAGATTGGTGAGCATCAGCGCCGGAAAATAAATTAGCGCCGTAATAACCAAAAACCCACCCAATATTAGCCTGAAGTAACCGCCACTGAGCGTCCAGCTGGTGCGCATGGCATCCAATGGATGCTGTTTGTTGAGCACCACCGCGTACTCCGCGAACATAAAGCGCACCATAAAGATCAGACCCGGTATGACCAGCATAAAGAGCCCGCCGAGGATCGCCGCAGCATAGAGAAAGTTAACCGCCGCAACCGGGAACCAGAGCCGAAGACCCTGCTTCCAGAGGGATGGCAAGGACGGATATTGGCCCTCAACTGAGGCGGCAATCGCCAGGACCAGCGCGCCTTGGGAAATAGGGTAGATCAACAAAGACAACAAAAAGGGTGTTGACGGATTGGTTAGTAGACCGCTATCGGGCAGCTCCTGCTGATTAAAGAGCAGCTCAAAGAGACCCACAAATATCGAAAAGGGTAAGACAATCATCGCCAGAAAAACAAAATTACGCCGATAAAAATTGAGTGAATCTTTTAACAGGTTGAGCAACATGTTGATCCTTAGCAGTCAGGGATGTTCGGTGGTCAATAGTCTGGCGCCCTACCTCGGGTCGCCCGGTGCGCGGGATTATCGCAGCCGGGCGTGGGCCAAGGCAATGTTACCGAGCGATTATTACCAATCGCTTGCCCTCGACCGATCTGGGTTATGGACAGATCCGTCGACGAATTCGGCCGGCACGCCAGAGCTGTTCCGAATAGACGGCCACAGTCTACCCGAAACCGCTCAATAAGCTCCAGTTAAGGCGTGATAAACAGCCAGATGGACTCGTGCATGCCAAGGCTTTGGCCGCAGGGACTCGACCCACTTGCGCTGTCGAGAGACGACAGAGGCGCCGTTCAGGCCTCGACTCAGTCGAAGCGGACTGAGGTCTTATGGGGGATGTTTGCCTCATGGTTGAGCAACCAGACTTTGCGCTCAATACCGCCGGCATAGCCGGTCAATTGACCGCCTTTGCCAATCACCCGGTGGCACGGCACCAGGATCGAAAGCGGGTTTTTGCCATTGGCCATGCCCACGGCACGCGCGGCCGTGGGCCGGCCGATGGCCTCGGCGAGATCCTGATAGCTCCAGGTTTGACCATAGGGAATGGTGCCTAGGGCTTGCCAGACCAGGCATTGAAACGGTGTGCCCGATGCTGCCAGCGGAACACTAAAACTGCGCCCCGAGCCGGAAAAGTGACCGTCAAAGTAGTCGGCCAGTTCGGCGCGGGCCCAGCGAATCATAGCATGGTCGGCTGACGGCCGCCCCAGGTCGGCCGGTTGACTGGTCTGACGGGTAAACCAGACGCCGAGCACGCCCTGGTCATGCGCGCTCAGCGTGATCGGGCCGAGGGGGCTGTCGATGCGTTGATAAACAGTTTGATAGTCCGTCATAAGGTTGCATTCCCGCATTGAAAGGTGGCGTAGCTGCCCCAGGGCGAGAGGTCGGCAGCGGCGACAAAAAAGTGGCCATCACGGGCCGCTCGGGCGCGTTGACATTGGCTGGGGGTCAATTCGATGCGCTCAGTCATACCTTGGCCTGCAAAGCGGAGTATAGCAACCCAGTGTAAGGGCTTTTGGCCAATAGACTAGCCATTTTTGGAACTAAACCTGAGGCGCTCGGTCATCGACCTAACCGGTAGATCAAGCTCTGTCGATCATGCTGTGCCTGTGTCGAGAGCCTGTAAAGGTGGTGCATTGCGCCGGCGCGGCTAACATCTGCCGGCTTTAAAGGTCGCGATAAGGCCCCTGTCATCGTATCATCCTGGTAGATCGGTCGCGCGACCGAGTATTTGGTTTATTAAAAAGGAATGTTCACCATCTCCACTCTCAGCCCCAGCGAGCACGACCTCTGGTTTCTGCCCTTAGGCGGTACCGGTGAAATCGGCATGAACCTCAATCTGTACGGCCATGCCGGCAAATGGCTGATGGTCGATTGCGGTGTCACCTTTAATGCCAGCCTGAGCCCAGATGCCACGACCTTGCATGAGGTAGTCAGTGCCGATCCGAGCTTTATTGCCGACCGGCACGAGGATTTGGTCGGAATCGTGATCACTCACGCGCATGAAGACCACCTCGGAGCGGTGCCGCAACTCTGGCGTCGGTTTCGCTGCCCGGTCTACACCACCGCCTTTACCGCTGAATTTTTGCGCCGCAAGCTGGCCCAGGTCGGCCTGGCGGGCAAGGTGCCAATTATAGAAGTTGAATCGCGTGCACGCATCGATATTGGCCCGTTCAATGTTGAATGGTTACCTCTGACGCATTCCCTGCCCGAGCCGCATTCCCTAGTGATTCGCACCGCTGCCGGCAATGTGTTCCACACCGCCGATTGGAAGATCGACTATCAGCCGGTGGTGGGTGAACCCTTCGATCCGTTGCCGTTTCAGGAATTGGCGCACGAGAACATCACCGCCATGGTGTGCGATTCCACCAACGCCAATCGACCCGGCCGTTCGCTCTCGGAGGGGGAACTCTATGACGGCCTGTATGAGTTAGTTGAGGCCGCCGAGGGCCGTGTTGTGGTGGGCTGTTTTGGTAGTAATATCGCGCGGCTTATTACCTTGGCGAAAATTGCGCAACAAACCGGACGTTATATGGCCTTGCTCGGGCGGTCCTTGCAGAATATGGTCAGTACCGCCCAGGCGACCGATGTCTGGCCCAAGGATCTGCGCCTGATCGAAGCCAGTCATCTGGCCTACTTGCCCAAGTCGGAAGTCTTATTGGTCGCCACCGGCAGTCAGGGCGAACCGCGTACGGCGTTGAATCGGCTTGCCAACAACAGCCATTACGCTTGCGAGTTGGACGTCGGCGATACGGTGATCTTCAGTTCAATCGTTATTCCGGGTAATGAGCACAGTGTCGCCCGGCTGATTGCCGCGCTGGAACGCAAACAGGTGCACATAGTGGTCGCCAAGGCTGCGGCTAAA
Protein-coding sequences here:
- a CDS encoding PA4780 family RIO1-like protein kinase, with translation MKVPARLQPLVDDGLINEVISRLMSGKEADIFIVRCGDHVRCAKVYKDAAKRSFKKAAQYQEGRAVRSGRRARAMEKRSTFGRKQQEEIWQNAEVDALAQLKAAGVRVPETYGCIDGVLLMELITDDQGDVAPRLDDVVLTEEQALEDHYLMMHYIKLMLCAGLVHGDLSEFNVLLDAYGPVVIDLPQAVYAAANNNAQAMFARDVNKMTQYYAHFAPELATTRYAEEIWELFAAGELTVDYELTGLFEGNDENANVDSVLEEIKAVIQEEQEERERIARVTGADDDED
- a CDS encoding ribonuclease J, which codes for MFTISTLSPSEHDLWFLPLGGTGEIGMNLNLYGHAGKWLMVDCGVTFNASLSPDATTLHEVVSADPSFIADRHEDLVGIVITHAHEDHLGAVPQLWRRFRCPVYTTAFTAEFLRRKLAQVGLAGKVPIIEVESRARIDIGPFNVEWLPLTHSLPEPHSLVIRTAAGNVFHTADWKIDYQPVVGEPFDPLPFQELAHENITAMVCDSTNANRPGRSLSEGELYDGLYELVEAAEGRVVVGCFGSNIARLITLAKIAQQTGRYMALLGRSLQNMVSTAQATDVWPKDLRLIEASHLAYLPKSEVLLVATGSQGEPRTALNRLANNSHYACELDVGDTVIFSSIVIPGNEHSVARLIAALERKQVHIVVAKAAAKPIHASGHPCADEVAELYRWVQPTIAIPVHGETEHLHANAAIAKAAFVPIQLVGTNGDLYILSGRVRIRPQVVKAGRIALKQ
- a CDS encoding methylated-DNA--[protein]-cysteine S-methyltransferase, whose translation is MTDYQTVYQRIDSPLGPITLSAHDQGVLGVWFTRQTSQPADLGRPSADHAMIRWARAELADYFDGHFSGSGRSFSVPLAASGTPFQCLVWQALGTIPYGQTWSYQDLAEAIGRPTAARAVGMANGKNPLSILVPCHRVIGKGGQLTGYAGGIERKVWLLNHEANIPHKTSVRFD